A DNA window from Rhipicephalus sanguineus isolate Rsan-2018 chromosome 8, BIME_Rsan_1.4, whole genome shotgun sequence contains the following coding sequences:
- the LOC119402673 gene encoding dermonecrotic toxin SPH: MCTYGPKLPPSTSNYTARSSTPRHHAPAVSRPFYIIGHMANSLEEVDKFLREGSNALEADIEFANNGTVMGTYHGVPCDCFRSCYKRERIAKFLRHIRDITAWNESAYRGQMSVLFLDLKTAKLNKTVRYTAGWSLAQNILIYLWKGVEQQYRMNVLLCINYVKDSDVIAGALAYMRKYGPGGFFRNIGFDVGMNDALSSIGHMYERLGIKGHRWQGDGLTNCLRFLMPLDRLLKTIKLRESKHGYVDKVYHWTIDLPVYIENSIWLGVDGIITNVPMNVYRVVTSQRFRGRLRVANIKDNPWQKIPRGREEIEEAHVYSLANTVSGGGEGK, translated from the exons ATGTGTACCTACGGTCCGAAG CTACCACCCTCCACATCAAACTACACCGCCAGGTCATCCACACCAAGGCATCATGCTCCTGCTGTCTCGAGACCCTTCTACATCATCGGCCACATGGCGAACTCGCTGGAAGAGGTGGACAAGTTTCTGCGGGAGGGCTCCAACGCACTTGAGGCGGACATCGAATTCGCCAACAATGGCACCGTGATGGGGACGTACCACGGCGTCCCATGCGACTGTTTCCGTAGCTGCTACAAAAGGGAACGGATCGCAAAATTCCTGAGGCACATCCGCGATATCACTGCTTGGA ATGAATCTGCATACAGAGGTCAAATGAGCGTTCTGTTCCTGGACTTGAAGACGGCAAAACTTAACAAAACTGTTAGGTACACGGCTGGCTGGTCGCTTGCCCAGAACATCCTCATATATCTCTGGAAAGGCG TGGAACAACAGTACCGAATGAACGTTCTTCTTTGCATCAACTACGTGAAAGACAGTGATGTCATTGCGGGTGCCCTGGCGTACATGAGGAAGTATGGACCTGGAGGTTTTTTTCGCAACATTG GTTTCGACGTGGGCATGAACGATGCCCTGAGCAGCATCGGCCATATGTACGAGAGACTCGGCATCAAGGGTCACAGGTGGCAAGGTGACGGTCTCACGAACTGCCTGAGGTTCCTCATGCCACTGGACAGGCTTTTGAAGACGATCAAGCTGCGGGAGAGCAAGCACGGCTACGTCGACAAGGTTTACCACTGGACCATCGATCTACCTGTGTACATAGAAAACAGCATCTG GCTCGGCGTCGACGGCATCATCACCAATGTTCCTATGAACGTATACCGCGTTGTTACGAGTCAGAGATTTCGAGGTCGTCTCAGGGTGGCCAACATAAAAGACAATCCATGGC